In the genome of Planctomyces sp. SH-PL62, the window GAGGGCTCGAATCTATCGCGGGGGCTGCAGGGCATCAAGCGTGCAATGTTGGGACGTTTACGATCGTCAACCCTTGCTGGCGTTGACGACGGGCTGCGTCCCTCGGTCGGAGCAGAGGACGACCAGCAGGTTGCCGATCATGGCGGCCTTCTTCTCGTTGTCCAGCTCGACGATCTTCTGGTGCGAGAGCCGGTCCAGGGCCATCTCGACCATGCCGACGGCGCCCTCGACGATCATCGTCCGGGCGGCGATCACGGCCCCGGCCTGCTGGCGCTGGAGCATCGCGTGGGCGATCTCCTGGGCGTACGCCAGGTGGCTGATCCGGGCCTCCATCACCAGGACCCCCGCCTGCACGAGCCGCTCCTGGATCTCGACCTTGAGGTGCTCGGCGACCTCCGCCGTGTGGCTCCGCAGCGCGATCTCCCCCTCGACGTGGGGGTCGTACGGGTAGTTGAGGGCCAGGTTCCGCAGGGCGGCCTCGCTCTGGACGTGGACGAAGTCGTTGTAGTCGTCGACGTGGAAGAGGGCCTCGGCGGTGTCGACGACCCGCCAGACGACGACCGCGGCGATCTCGATCGGGTTGCCCGCCAGGTCGTTGACCTTCAGCCGCTCGCTCTCGAAGTTCCGCACCCGCAGCGAGACGCTCCGCTTGGTGAAGAACGGGTTGACCCAGCGCAGCCCCGGCTCGCGGACCGTCCCCCGGTAGTCGCCGAAGAACTGCAACACCTTGGCCTCGTTCGGGCCCACCGTGAACAGCCCGACCAGCCCGAAGAAGACGACCACGCCCGACAGCAGCGCCGGCACCACGAAGAAGCCGTTCTCCGTCGCGATCGCGATGAAGATCATCAACGCCCCGAACGCCACCATGCCCCCCATGCTCATCAGGGTGCCCATCCCCGACTTCGGGACGACGGGCACCTCGGTCATCTGGATCGTCGCCTTCGTCGTGCCTTCCCAGTCGGCATCCATCGTCGGAACCCCTGTTCAATTCTGGAGTCGAGTTCGTCGTTCTCGGACGTGTGTTCGTCGACGGCGGGCCGATATTGTCCGGGACGGCTCGTCAACCGACCGGCCGGAGCGGATACACGCGGACGCGGACCTCGCTCGCGTAGTGGGCGAGGGGGTCGACGCCGATCGGGCGGGGGACGTCGGCGGCGGCGGTCAGCGATTCTTCGAGATGGAGCACGCGGGCCGGCTGGAGCGGGTAGGGCGGGTGGTGGACCCGGCCCGACAGGAGCCGGCCGCGATGCGTCGTGTAAAGGATGTAGCGTTCGGCGAGGAAGTGTTCGAGCGTGCCGGGGGCCGACGCCCGGGGCGTCCCCTCGGGTTGATACGCCAGGTCGCAGCCGGCGGGGGCCGGTCCCGGCCACAGGCGGTCGGAGCGGTAGGCGATCCCTTCCGGCCCGCGCGTCAGGCTCATGCGGGCGAAGTGGTACCGCAGGCCCCAGAACCGTCGGGCGACCCGCACGGCCAGGGCGTTCGCCGCGTCCAGGCTGAAGAACCAGACGCCCGGATCTCGACCCCGATAATGCACATACGTACGGACGTTAACCTCGTGAAACCGCGAGGTCCCCGGCACCGGCGGCGCCCACGAATACCGGATCCCGGTCATCGTGAACGGGACCAGGCCGACGTAAGCGACGCCGTCGAACGCGTCGATCTCCAGGGCGTCGGGAATCAGCGGCCGGAGCGTCTCGGCCGGGATCGGCCAGTGGAGGAACAGCAGCTCCGCCCAGCGCTGGCGCATGGACGTGCGCCCGGCGGGGCGGAGCGTCGGGCTGATGCGGTCGATGTCGTCCGGCATGGCGCGACTCCCCGGCCTGGCGGCCGCCGTCCTCATCCGGCCGACGCGGCTTCGGGATGATTCTAGCGGGCCCCCGACCGCCGGGAAAGCCGCGCGGGACGGCCCCCGGCCTGGACGTCGGATCGGGGCGGGACCCCGCCGGAGGGCAAAGGGCGCGCCCTCGTCGGGATTCGCCCCTTCACGCCGCGCAGCGAAAAGCCCAGCCCCGGTTCGGGGGCTGGGCTTTCGGTCGATCCAGGATCGAGCTTGTAGTTGGTTCAGACGGTCGTCGCGCGGCGGCGGCGGGCGACGCCGACGAGCCCGAGGGCGCCGGCGCCGAGGCCGAGCATGGCGACCGAGGCCGGCTCGGGGACCGCGGCGGCGACCCCGCCGATCCGGATCTGGCGGACGTCCGTGACGCCGCCGGCGGAGGTGAAGCCCACGCTGCTGATCCGCTCGCCGTTGATGGCGGTGATGGTGAAGAAGTTCTGCCCGTTGCCCAGGGCGAACGCGGAGCTGGTGATCGACTCGGCGTTGCCGTTGGCGTCGAAGCCGTTGATGGTGAACACCGCGTCGCCGCTGCCGCTGAACA includes:
- a CDS encoding SPFH domain-containing protein; its protein translation is MTEVPVVPKSGMGTLMSMGGMVAFGALMIFIAIATENGFFVVPALLSGVVVFFGLVGLFTVGPNEAKVLQFFGDYRGTVREPGLRWVNPFFTKRSVSLRVRNFESERLKVNDLAGNPIEIAAVVVWRVVDTAEALFHVDDYNDFVHVQSEAALRNLALNYPYDPHVEGEIALRSHTAEVAEHLKVEIQERLVQAGVLVMEARISHLAYAQEIAHAMLQRQQAGAVIAARTMIVEGAVGMVEMALDRLSHQKIVELDNEKKAAMIGNLLVVLCSDRGTQPVVNASKG
- a CDS encoding YqjF family protein, translating into MPDDIDRISPTLRPAGRTSMRQRWAELLFLHWPIPAETLRPLIPDALEIDAFDGVAYVGLVPFTMTGIRYSWAPPVPGTSRFHEVNVRTYVHYRGRDPGVWFFSLDAANALAVRVARRFWGLRYHFARMSLTRGPEGIAYRSDRLWPGPAPAGCDLAYQPEGTPRASAPGTLEHFLAERYILYTTHRGRLLSGRVHHPPYPLQPARVLHLEESLTAAADVPRPIGVDPLAHYASEVRVRVYPLRPVG